The Mesorhizobium opportunistum WSM2075 DNA window TGCTTAAGATGACCGCCCGGCTGAACTACAAGCCCTATTTCTATCCTGCCTTCGCCCAGCTCGTCGGCAAATCCGCAACCGATGCGAACCAGAGCATCAGCTTCGACGTCACCTCCCAGGTGCGGCTGAAGAACACTCTGGAAGTTGCCCTGGTGCTCGACAATTCCGGATCGATGACCACGCTCGGCACCGGCTCGGGCCAAAAACGCATCGACCTTCTCAAGACCGCGTCCAAGCAGCTGGTCGACACGCTTGCCCAGCAGGCGGTCATGATCAAGCAGGTCGACAGACCGGTGCAATTCGGCCTCGTGCCGTTCGCTGCCTCGGTGAATGTGGGGTCTGGCAACGGCAACGCATCGTGGATGGACACCGAGGGCCTGTCCCCGGTGTCGAACGAGAATTTCGACTGGTCGACGCTGAACGCCGCCGACAAATACGCCCAGAAGACCAACGGCATCTGGTACAAGCGCGGCACCGGCTGGGGCAGCGAGGAAGGCCAGATGCTGACCCGGTTTTCGCTCTACCGCGACATGCAGGTGGTCACCAACCACGAGCGTGTCGTCAACAGCAAGCGCGTGGTGTGCGACGAATATTATTCGAACAACACCTGCAAACGCAGCCACAACGAGTACGACTACGTCGATACCTATGGCCCGTTCGCCAGTTGGCAGGGCTGCGTCGAAGCCCGGCCCTACCCCTATAATGTCAACGACGCCCCGCCGTCCGGCGGCTCGGCCAACACTGGCATCGGCGTCGGCGATCCGGCAACGATGTTCGTGCCGATGTTCGCCCCGGACGAACCCGGCAATCACTGGAAGCTCACCCAGGATCCCGACGAGGCCGCCCCGGTGACCTATGGCGCGGTGAACAGCTGGTGGAATGACGATCCTTCAAGCACCAGCGGCCAATCACGGCTGCGCAACATGGCGAAGTATTTCCAGCCGCGGCCGATCAATGCGCCGGCGTTGCCCACCGGCAACGGCCCGAACTACAGCTGCACCACCAATGCGATCACGCCTTTGACCGATGTCAGCGTCACCGATGGAGCCACCGCGATCAAGGCCGCGATCGACCTGATGCAGCCGAATGGCGGCACCAATGTTCCCGAAGGCATGGCGTGGGGCTGGCGGGTGGTTTCGAGCGGCGAGCCGTTCACGCAAGGGCGCCTGGAGACGGAAAAGGGCAACGACAAGGTGGTGATCGTTTTGACCGACGGCGCCAACACCTACTATACGCCGTCCTCGCTGAGTTATTCAGATCCCGCCGACTCGAAATCGACTTATGCGTCCTACGGCTATCTCAACCCCGGTTACAACGGCACCTCGGTCGGGCGGATGTTCATGGGCACATCGACCGCCATCGGTCAGTTCGACTATTCGAACGGCAACTACACGAACGCCCTCAACGAGCAGATGGCGACGCTTTGCAACAACGCCAAGGCGGCCAACATCATGGTGATGACGGTGGCGCTCGACCTGTCGACGACCAAGGCCAGCGACAAGCTGGCGATCGATGCGCTGAAATCCTGCTCGTCGGAGTCGCGCTTCCGAAAGGATCCGACCGATCCGAGCAAGCCGGCGAAGCTGTTCTGGAATGCGACCGGGGCCAGCCTGTCGAACGATTTCAAGGAAATCGGCAACGAACTGTCGAACCTGCGGGTGGTCGGTTAAAGCTTCCCCTGGCGCAACGCGTGGCGCCGCCAAGCCCTTGCGGGCGCCCGCCGCGACGGGCACATATTGCGCGCTCGCGAGATCGCCCGCATCCATCGCGACACGCTGCGACGAGCCTTGGGGACGAACAATGCCCGACACCGCCAATCATATCGCCTTCGCGCTGGTCTGCCTCGGCATGGTGCTGACGCCGGGCCCGAACATGATCTACCTGATCTCGCGCTCGCTGTCGCAAGGGCCGAAGGCCGGGCTGATCTCGCTTGGCGGGGTTGCGGTCGGCTTCCTGTTCTATGTGGTGTCGGCTGCGTTCGGCATCACCGCGCTACTGCTCGCCGTGCCCTTCGCCTATGATGCGCTGCGCTTTGCCGGCGTGCTCTACCTCTTGTGGCTGGCCTGGCAGGCGGTGAAGCCTGGCGGACACTCGCCGTTCCAGGTGCGCGATTTGCCGAAAGACAGGCCGCGCAAGCTGTTCGCCATGGGACTGATGACCAATCTCCTCAATCCCAAGGTGGCCGTGCTCTATCTGTCGCTGCTGCCGCAATTCATCAGTCCCGGCAAGGGCCATGTGCTGTCGCAACTTCTGGTGCTCGGCGCGACGCAGATATCGATCAGCCTGAGCGTCAATGCCATCATCGCCGTGACGGCCGGCTCGATTGCAGCCTTCCTTGCCGGCCGGCCATTGTGGCTGGTCATCCAGCGTTGGATGATGGGAACGGTGCTGACGGCGCTGGCCCTGAAGATGGCGACCGACGCGCAGCGCTAGCCGCCGAACGCTTCTTTCAGAAAGACGCGTACGTCGGTTATCGATTGCTCGGCGGCAGCCGCATTGTACTCCACCCGGTGACCATAGTCCTCGCCGCCAGTCTTCGATCCGGGCGAGGCAAATGCGTGACGGGCGCCCTTGAAGACGTCGAGCTGCACCGCGCTTCCCTTGCCATTGCGACGGGCCATCATCCCCAGGCGTTTTTTGGCGGGTGTCCAGTCGTCGAGCTCGC harbors:
- a CDS encoding TadE/TadG family type IV pilus assembly protein gives rise to the protein MHEIWRQFRRDRRGNYALMTAVAMIPLMGGLALAIDFTEMNREKQMVTNALDAANFATARRLTEGATDDQLRAYALDFFNANLNDLNPANATLNLTLPSNTAGGGLLKMTARLNYKPYFYPAFAQLVGKSATDANQSISFDVTSQVRLKNTLEVALVLDNSGSMTTLGTGSGQKRIDLLKTASKQLVDTLAQQAVMIKQVDRPVQFGLVPFAASVNVGSGNGNASWMDTEGLSPVSNENFDWSTLNAADKYAQKTNGIWYKRGTGWGSEEGQMLTRFSLYRDMQVVTNHERVVNSKRVVCDEYYSNNTCKRSHNEYDYVDTYGPFASWQGCVEARPYPYNVNDAPPSGGSANTGIGVGDPATMFVPMFAPDEPGNHWKLTQDPDEAAPVTYGAVNSWWNDDPSSTSGQSRLRNMAKYFQPRPINAPALPTGNGPNYSCTTNAITPLTDVSVTDGATAIKAAIDLMQPNGGTNVPEGMAWGWRVVSSGEPFTQGRLETEKGNDKVVIVLTDGANTYYTPSSLSYSDPADSKSTYASYGYLNPGYNGTSVGRMFMGTSTAIGQFDYSNGNYTNALNEQMATLCNNAKAANIMVMTVALDLSTTKASDKLAIDALKSCSSESRFRKDPTDPSKPAKLFWNATGASLSNDFKEIGNELSNLRVVG
- a CDS encoding LysE family translocator, whose product is MPDTANHIAFALVCLGMVLTPGPNMIYLISRSLSQGPKAGLISLGGVAVGFLFYVVSAAFGITALLLAVPFAYDALRFAGVLYLLWLAWQAVKPGGHSPFQVRDLPKDRPRKLFAMGLMTNLLNPKVAVLYLSLLPQFISPGKGHVLSQLLVLGATQISISLSVNAIIAVTAGSIAAFLAGRPLWLVIQRWMMGTVLTALALKMATDAQR